TGATCGGTAACTTAGGTGTTTTTTTTGTATGCTATCATGTATAAAAATACTGTATATGAAATGGAAGAATATATATATGTTCAAATGTTGAAGGTCCCATAAAAATTTTGAAAATAAATTGATGGGAAATGATAGAAAATCTGGAGAGGTGGATACGGAGAATGGGGAGGATGACCATAATAGGTAGTGCCACTAGGAGGTGTGCCGTGATGCCAAAATGAAGGTGTTACTCCACCTGATAATTGATATTGCTGCCAAGTTGCTGGGAGTTCAATGCCAACATCAGAAGTTGCTGTATGAACGGGAACAGAATGGACAGAAGGAGAGGCAACTGGGGCTACAACGGCAATTCTTGTTGGAAATAAATACATAAAAGAATCACCCCTAAATCGTATTATATAGCAGTATATTCTTGCACGAGCTGCAAATGTGCACGCGAATTTTTACAGAGTATAGAATGTATATAAAAAAGAACAAGAAAGAACAGAAATGAGTTCTTTCTTGTTGGAAAGACATTTAGATATTGTAGTAGTTTCATTAACAGCAATCGTGGTCGTTGCCAATAGCTAACGCGCTAAAAGAAACCGGACCTACTATTGCAGCTTCGGCACCAGCAGTCATATTTTCAACAGTAAGCGTGTAAATATGAGTTCCAGATCTTAGATCTTTGTCAATTGCTTGGAAGGTTACAGCATAAAATTGTTCTGAATCAGTGGATTCGATCCCAACTTGAGTGTTGAAAATCTCAGTATTATCGCGGAAAATACGAAATACGATTTGAGCGATGTTTGTAACTCCTTCAACTCCAACTGTTGCGATTAATTCTACTGTGTTGTCACGGGAGTCTCTACGTGGAATATTTACTCGTAACTGAGCAACTGAATTTCTTTTTGGAGAATGGTCAATTGGAATTGGTTGTCTTGCATTTGTTTTACTACGTGGCTGAATAGCTTGAAAATCAATAATATGCGTTATAATTCTCACCACCTATTGTTTGATACCTTATAATATGAAGACTCTAGAGAATAGCTTGGACATTCTTACTAAAAAGGTATATAAGCTCTACAGAAAACTTTATTAAAAAATCGTATTGGGGGCATGAAGTTAAAATGAAGAGCCGCTTTCAATAATTATATTCAAAAAAAATATAAACTTATTTAATAGTTCAATAGTCGAAAGACTAACTCCAACTATAGATGGTGGACTTTTTTTATAAAAACACATCTATTTACGGAAGGAAGTTCCTGTATAAAAAGATACAATATGATTGTAATAAATAATATCTTTTATGAGTTTTTATATGGAGATAATAGCACCATTCAGCCTAGTTATTCTTTAGGAGTGGCTTTTGAGGTGTCAGAAGATATAGCCGCATCTGTTGAACAGGATGGCATTCAATTTTTTTTGTCGATTCCGACGATATTTGGTATTTTCGGGACTGTGATTTAGTAGTAAGCTATCATAAGAAAATGGACGAAATTGAATTTAACTATGTAAAATAATAATTTTATTAAAAATGAAAATATTTTATATAAAAATTGTATTTAATTAATATCGATATATAAAATAAGTGTGAGCGAGTTGTGTATATGTACAACTCGCTTTTTTGTGTGCTGAAAAAAGATAATAAAATATACGGAGTAAATTGTTTGTTGTATAAGCTTTATATGGAATTTTATTGAAAATCAATATATTTCGGTTTAAAAGAAAAAGAAGGGACAACGGGCTTTTTGATAAAAAATTTAGACTTTATTCTTAAAAAACAATTTTATTACAGCAGGAAAAGTATAGGAAACTTATCATTATAAAATAAATTGAAATCTTCTAAAAACTCTGATACATTGAAATAGAAATGTAGTTCACAATGTTGTAAAGGCTTACAGTTATGTGCACGAAGATCTATTAGGATTGGAGGAAATGATAATGAAAGCTGAAGAAAAATTTTCCCCGGGATTAGATGGTGTAGTCGCAGCGGAGACGAAAATTTCGTTTCTCGATACGGTAAAAGGTGAAATTGTTATTCAAGGATATGACTTAATTGAACTATCAAAGACAAAAGGTTATTTAGACATTGTGCACCTTTTATTAGAAGAACATCTACCAAATGAGGATGAAAAGGAAAAACTTGAAAAGAAATTGAAGGAAGAATATGAAGTACCAGAAGGTGTATTCAATGTTTTAAAAGCATTGCCAAAAGAAACACACCCGATGGATGGGTTACGTACAGGTGTATCAGCATTAGCTGGTTATGATAACGATATTGAAAACCGTTCGCTAGAAGTGAACAAAAGTCGTGGTTATAAATTGTTAAGCAAAGTGCCAAATATTGTTGCGAACAGTTATCATATTTTAAACAATGAAGAGCCAATCGGGCCGCTTCAGGAGTTATCGTATAGTGCGAATTTCTTCTATATGTTAACTGGTAAAAAACCGACTGAGCTTGAAGAGAAAATCTTCGACCGCTCTTTAGTTTTATATAGTGAACATGAAATGCCAAACTCTACATTCACAGCTCGCGTTATCGCATCTACGCAATCAGACTTATATGGTGCTTTAACAGGAGCAGTCGCATCCTTAAAAGGAAGCCTACATGGCGGTGCAAATGAAGCAGTTATGTACATGCTGTTAGAAGCTGGAAATGTTGAGAAATTTGAAGAGTTACTGCAAAAAAAAATATATAACAAAGAAAAAATCATGGGATTTGGACATCGCGTCTACATGAAGAAGATAGATCCAAGAGCACTCATGATGAAAGAAGCTTTAAAACAGTTATGTGATGTAAAAGGTGATTATACATTATATGAAATGTGTGAAGCTGGAGAGAAAATTATGGAGAAGGAAAAAGGAATCTATCCGAATCTAGATTATTATGCAGCTCCAGTATATTGGATGTTAGGTATTCCAATTCAACTGTACACGCCAATCTTTTTCAGTTCTAGAACAGTAGGCTTATGTGCGCATGTTATTGAACAGCATACAAACAATCGCTTGTTCCGCCCACGTGTAAATTATATCGGCGAGCGACATGTGCTTAGCAAATAAAAACAACTGGGGAGTTGTTAAGGCCGCCCGCCAGGTGGGTGTTTGACCGACACCCATCCTCAATAATAACGAATTTTCGACAGAAAGGGAAGGATAGCATGATTAAAACAAATGAAATTAAACAAAAAGATGCAATTTTAGAAGAGATTACGGATTATGTATTAAATAAAGAGGTGACGAGCTCAGAAGCATTTAGCACAGCACGCTATGTGTTACTTGATACGCTTGGATGCGGAATTTTAGCGCTGCAATATCCTGAATGTACGAAACTCCTTGGACCAGTTGTACGAGGAACAGTTGTGCCAAATGGTACACGTGTACCAGGAACATCATTTGTACTTGATCCAGTACGCGGTGCTTTTAATATTGGATGTATGATTCGTTGGCTGGATTATAACGATACATGGCTTGCTGCAGAATGGGGACACCCGTCTGATAATTTAGGTGGAATTTTAGCTGTTGCAGATTATGTGAGCCGCGTTCGTATTTCAGAAGGAAAAGAACCATTAAAAGTACGCGATGTACTTGAAATGATGATTAAAGCTCATGAAATCCAAGGTGTACTTGCATTAGAAAATAGTTTAAACCGCGTTGGTCTTGACCATGTATTATATGTAAAAGTAGCGACAACAGCAGTTGTTACAAAAATGCTTGGTGGCACGCGTGAAGAAATCTTTAACGCATTGTCTCATGCATGGATTGATAACTCTAGTCTTCGTACATATCGTCATGCCCCAAATACAGGTTCACGTAAATCATGGGCAGCTGGGGATGCAACAAGCCGTGGTGTTTACCTTGCACTTACTGCATTAAAAGGTGAAATGGGTTATCCAACAGCATTATCTGCACCAGGATGGGGATTCCAAGATGTATTATTTAATAAGCAGGAACTAAAATTAGCAAGGCCTTTAGATTCTTATGTAATGGAAAATGTATTGTTTAAAGTATCATATCCAGCAGAATTCCATGCTCAAACAGCTGCAGAATGCGCAGTGAAATTACATCCAGAAGTGAAAGAGCGATTAGAGGAAATTGACCGTATTACAATTACAACACATGAATCGGCGGTTCGTATTATTGATAAAGAAGGTCCATTAAATAACCCAGCTGACCGCGATCATTGCTTACAATACATTACTGCAATTGGTCTATTAAAAGGCGATATCGTTGCAGATGACTATGAGGATGAAGTTGCATTTGACCCTCGTGTAGATGAATTACGAAATAAGATGGTTGTTGTAGAAAATAAACAGTATAGTTTGGATTACCTTGATCCGAACAAGCGCTCAATCGCCAACGCTGTTCAAGTTCATTTTAAAGATGGCACAGTAACAGAAAACGTAGAGTGTGAATACCCATTAGGTCACCGTTTCCGTAGAGACGAAGCGATTCCAAAGGTTGTTCAAAAGTTTTCTGCAAATATGGCTGTTCATTATTCTAATAAACAGCAAGAAAAAATTCATGAAGCTTGTTTGAATGAAGAAAAGTTAGAAAATATGAATGTAAATGAATTTGTAGATCTTTTCTTAATTTAAGTATAGGGGGAATAAGAATGGCTTGGGTTGTGAATAAACCGTCAACACAAGAAGAGCTTGCTAATCGATTCC
This sequence is a window from Bacillus pseudomycoides DSM 12442. Protein-coding genes within it:
- the mmgD gene encoding citrate synthase gives rise to the protein MKAEEKFSPGLDGVVAAETKISFLDTVKGEIVIQGYDLIELSKTKGYLDIVHLLLEEHLPNEDEKEKLEKKLKEEYEVPEGVFNVLKALPKETHPMDGLRTGVSALAGYDNDIENRSLEVNKSRGYKLLSKVPNIVANSYHILNNEEPIGPLQELSYSANFFYMLTGKKPTELEEKIFDRSLVLYSEHEMPNSTFTARVIASTQSDLYGALTGAVASLKGSLHGGANEAVMYMLLEAGNVEKFEELLQKKIYNKEKIMGFGHRVYMKKIDPRALMMKEALKQLCDVKGDYTLYEMCEAGEKIMEKEKGIYPNLDYYAAPVYWMLGIPIQLYTPIFFSSRTVGLCAHVIEQHTNNRLFRPRVNYIGERHVLSK
- the prpD gene encoding 2-methylcitrate dehydratase, whose protein sequence is MIKTNEIKQKDAILEEITDYVLNKEVTSSEAFSTARYVLLDTLGCGILALQYPECTKLLGPVVRGTVVPNGTRVPGTSFVLDPVRGAFNIGCMIRWLDYNDTWLAAEWGHPSDNLGGILAVADYVSRVRISEGKEPLKVRDVLEMMIKAHEIQGVLALENSLNRVGLDHVLYVKVATTAVVTKMLGGTREEIFNALSHAWIDNSSLRTYRHAPNTGSRKSWAAGDATSRGVYLALTALKGEMGYPTALSAPGWGFQDVLFNKQELKLARPLDSYVMENVLFKVSYPAEFHAQTAAECAVKLHPEVKERLEEIDRITITTHESAVRIIDKEGPLNNPADRDHCLQYITAIGLLKGDIVADDYEDEVAFDPRVDELRNKMVVVENKQYSLDYLDPNKRSIANAVQVHFKDGTVTENVECEYPLGHRFRRDEAIPKVVQKFSANMAVHYSNKQQEKIHEACLNEEKLENMNVNEFVDLFLI